The genomic DNA AATCGGAAAACAAAAACGTGCAAAAAAGAAAACACTGCAAAAACCCAAGTATAAAAGCTGTTGCGGAAAAAGGGCATAAAGATTATGTTTATGTAAAATTATCTGTTTGGAATGAAATGATCAGGCATTGTAAAAATGAGTTACCATACGAAGCATGCGGCTTATTATCAGGAAGAAAGCGTAAGCTCGAAACGATTTGGAAGATGGACAATATTGAGAAAAGTGCATACTCATTTGCAATGGATCTTGATCAAATAACAAACACAATTCAATTAATGGAAAAGAGAAAGGAAAGCTTAACAGGCATTTATCATTCTCATCCAACAGGACTTCCTTATCCTTCTAAAGAGGATATTTTAAATGCGCATTATCCTAAGGCGGCCTATTTTATCGTTAGTCTTGCTAATCAAAAACCAATTGTTAGATGCTTTCGAATACAAGATAAATCAGTATATCCACTGTTAATTAAAGTGATTAATGAATAAATAAATAGTGATAAAAAATAAATCTCCCTTAATACTTACTATTTAAGGAGGTTATTTTTTTCGCGTATTATTTTTTTCATCAACATTTTATTTCCAATTGCTTTACAGTAACGAAGGGCGAGTTCGTAATTTGCTTTGTAATGACGATTGCCAACAGCCCTTAAAGCAGGATGCCATAGATGATAAATAAGATGAGGTAATCTCGTATAATGGCCGCAAATCGTATTCAGTGAAGCAGCAAACGCATCATCTTCTCCACCCCAACCAATGAATCGTTCATCAAATCCGCCTACTGCTTCAAAACATGGTCTTGATAAAATATTAATGCCACCAACGGGCAACATGTTTTTTTTAGTTTTTGTTATTTTATCTTTTGGATTCAAGTCGAGCGGCCATTTTGGATCAGTTTGTAATAAACGTTCTGTCCTATGTTTATTTAAATGAGCCACCTTGGAATATGGAATAATCCAAGGGGTATGATTCAAGCGTTTAACTGAATCGTTAATCACTTTAGGGCTGCAAATAATATCTGCATCGACAATAATAAAAGTATCCCCAGCCGCGGTTTTAGCCGCGTTATTCACAGCTTGAGATTTTGAAAAAGGTTTTGTTTCACTATAACCTACACATAAATCGGCATTTGGAAATGTATTTTTATAAAATGCTTTCACCCATTTAAATGCATTCATTCTCGGACCATGATCTGATTTGAATGGGATTAAAATAGATATCTTTCCCATGAAAAATCCCCCTTGTAATAATCTAAGCTCCTTTATTTATCAGACTAAAAGAACTCATGAACGACTTACTCGTTTCCGCCTCATTGCTCGGCGCATCAACTAACAAGCTCCCAAGGTTTTCTCTGACAAAATATTAACTTTGTCTAAGCTTGCTTTATTTATAATTTATGTTTATTTCTTTGAAAACTTTAGACGATAATCATATATTTTAAAAATGTGTTGTTATCTTGCCGTTATGAAGTAATCTCTTATTTCAACAAAATAAAAGTCACTTTTTAATATCGAATTAACATGTTCGTCATAATATATATAAACTTCTGTTGTACAATTAGAGATTTTGCGCACGTTTCATGTGACGAAGCGGAGCAAACATTTTAACCATGTAGCTTTCAAATGAATAACCGATGAACTTTTCAAGGAGAGAAAAAAATGACGATTCAAGTTCTTAATGAAAAAGATTTACCTGATGTTCATAGTGAGATTAGCAACCGAAAAAGATTAGAAGAAATATTTACTGATTATAAAAATAAGATCTATTTAGTTAGTGGAAGATATAGCAAAGTGAAGCTGGCTGATCATGAGCTCTGGACAACGAAGGTTCACGATCGATCGTGGTTATTTTGGCACCATTGTTTAGTAAGTGTTCCTTTTTTAATTGATTCATATTATGTAGATCGAAATGATGAAAAAATAAACTTAGCATATGAAATAATAGAAAAGTGGTTTCAAGCAAATCATCCAATTTCTCCTTCTGAAATGGGGTGGCATGATCATTCTACCGCATTAAGATTATTGCATATTGTCAAGCTTTATCTTGTTTTTCACGAAAAGAAAAATAGTAAAGTGTTGAACCGATTGTCTAAGATTTCAGAAT from Bacillus aquiflavi includes the following:
- a CDS encoding galactosyltransferase-related protein, yielding MGKISILIPFKSDHGPRMNAFKWVKAFYKNTFPNADLCVGYSETKPFSKSQAVNNAAKTAAGDTFIIVDADIICSPKVINDSVKRLNHTPWIIPYSKVAHLNKHRTERLLQTDPKWPLDLNPKDKITKTKKNMLPVGGINILSRPCFEAVGGFDERFIGWGGEDDAFAASLNTICGHYTRLPHLIYHLWHPALRAVGNRHYKANYELALRYCKAIGNKMLMKKIIREKNNLLK
- a CDS encoding M67 family metallopeptidase: MQKRKHCKNPSIKAVAEKGHKDYVYVKLSVWNEMIRHCKNELPYEACGLLSGRKRKLETIWKMDNIEKSAYSFAMDLDQITNTIQLMEKRKESLTGIYHSHPTGLPYPSKEDILNAHYPKAAYFIVSLANQKPIVRCFRIQDKSVYPLLIKVINE